The Mycolicibacterium flavescens genome has a segment encoding these proteins:
- a CDS encoding non-canonical purine NTP pyrophosphatase, rdgB/HAM1 family: protein MASRNPKKLAELHRVLATAGVSRLTLLSLDDVPAFDEAPETGATFEENALAKARDAHRATGLAAVADDSGLEVAALNAMPGVLSARWAGRHGDDAANTALLLAQLSEVPDERRSAAFVSACALVHSAGEVVVRGEWPGSIVRSPRGEGGFGYDPVFLPAGSTRTAAELDAAEKDAASHRGRALRALLPALRELAART from the coding sequence GTGGCCAGCCGCAACCCGAAGAAGCTGGCCGAGTTGCACCGGGTGCTCGCGACGGCGGGGGTGTCGAGGCTGACGCTGCTCTCACTCGACGACGTGCCCGCCTTCGACGAGGCGCCCGAAACCGGGGCGACATTCGAAGAGAACGCGTTGGCCAAAGCACGCGATGCTCACCGCGCGACAGGTCTTGCGGCGGTCGCCGACGATTCCGGGCTGGAAGTCGCGGCGCTGAACGCAATGCCCGGGGTGCTCTCGGCGCGGTGGGCGGGCCGGCATGGGGACGACGCCGCGAACACGGCGCTGCTGTTGGCGCAGCTTTCGGAAGTACCCGACGAACGGCGCAGCGCGGCGTTCGTGTCGGCCTGCGCGCTGGTGCACTCGGCCGGTGAGGTCGTGGTGCGCGGGGAGTGGCCGGGCAGCATCGTGCGCTCACCGCGCGGGGAAGGCGGGTTCGGCTACGACCCGGTTTTCCTGCCCGCCGGGTCGACGCGGACCGCGGCCGAACTCGACGCTGCCGAGAAGGATGCGGCCTCGCACCGGGGCCGTGCCCTGAGGGCACTGCTGCCTGCGCTGCGGGAGTTGGCCGCCCGAACCTGA
- a CDS encoding Transcription factor WhiB: MPVDARPNGRTAHPVPVNTPQNTALGACIQDPDRWALGADEGAKELCRTCPRRWLCAQEACRTPGAVGVWAGIYIPDTGRARQFALRQLQSLAERNEFTVQKAG; this comes from the coding sequence ATGCCCGTCGACGCGCGGCCGAACGGCCGGACGGCGCACCCCGTTCCGGTCAACACACCCCAGAACACGGCACTCGGCGCCTGCATTCAGGACCCCGACCGGTGGGCCCTCGGGGCTGACGAGGGCGCCAAGGAGTTGTGCCGGACATGCCCCCGTCGTTGGCTTTGCGCCCAGGAGGCGTGCCGGACGCCCGGCGCGGTCGGGGTTTGGGCCGGCATCTACATTCCCGACACCGGCCGAGCACGCCAGTTCGCACTGCGGCAACTGCAGTCGCTGGCCGAACGCAATGAGTTCACCGTCCAAAAGGCGGGCTGA
- a CDS encoding integral membrane protein, producing MTEPPITSADNVRKALLGYRVLAWTTGIWLIALCYEMVMKYVYHVEGLNWIAVVHGWVYFVYLLFTANLAVKVRWPIGKTIGVLLAGTIPLVGIIVEQVQTREIKDRYGL from the coding sequence ATGACCGAACCGCCGATCACCTCCGCCGACAACGTCCGCAAGGCACTTCTGGGCTACCGGGTGCTGGCCTGGACGACGGGCATCTGGCTCATCGCGCTCTGCTACGAGATGGTGATGAAGTACGTCTACCACGTCGAGGGTCTGAACTGGATCGCGGTCGTCCACGGCTGGGTGTATTTCGTGTACCTGCTCTTCACCGCCAACCTCGCGGTCAAGGTGCGCTGGCCGATCGGAAAGACGATCGGCGTACTGCTCGCAGGGACCATCCCGCTCGTCGGCATCATCGTCGAGCAGGTCCAGACCAGGGAGATCAAGGACCGCTACGGTCTGTAG
- a CDS encoding glucitol operon activator, protein MIVGAVGCLALAWWQWTRFESASGNFQNLGYAMQWPLFAGFVVYAYYKFVRYEEAPPEPARSDITEIPEDLLPRKPSATTPSDDDVDDPALREYNAYLAELAEKDKEHPAT, encoded by the coding sequence GTGATCGTCGGCGCCGTCGGCTGCCTTGCGCTGGCGTGGTGGCAGTGGACCCGTTTCGAGTCGGCCTCGGGCAACTTCCAGAATCTCGGCTACGCGATGCAGTGGCCGCTGTTCGCCGGCTTCGTCGTGTACGCCTACTACAAGTTCGTGCGCTACGAGGAAGCACCACCCGAGCCGGCCAGAAGCGACATCACCGAGATCCCCGAGGACCTGCTTCCGCGAAAGCCCTCAGCCACAACCCCATCCGACGATGACGTCGACGACCCCGCACTGCGCGAGTACAACGCCTACCTGGCCGAGCTCGCCGAGAAGGACAAGGAACACCCGGCCACATGA
- the btr gene encoding DNA-binding domain-containing protein gives MTVSALSDRGFAQPANLAVGAKRRIIDLRRGGRALGGSYLYEGDALITGWHSHDVHQIEYALGGVVEVETDSAHYLLPPQQAAWIPVGLEHQATMNPDVRTVAVMFDPQLIAHAGDRARILAVSPLIREMMIYALRWPIDRRPGPAEDEEVSEAFFRTLANLVAEALDHEAPLSLPTSEHPIVAAAMAYTKEHLDGVNAEEVSRAVSVSERTLRRLFQDSVGLSWRTYLLHARMLKAMALLAAPGQSVQETSSAVGFDSLSSFTRAFAQFCGETPTSYRKRIGGTSL, from the coding sequence GTGACCGTCTCTGCGCTATCGGACAGAGGTTTTGCCCAACCGGCCAACCTGGCGGTCGGCGCGAAGCGGCGCATCATCGACCTTCGGCGCGGTGGGCGAGCGCTGGGGGGCAGCTACTTGTACGAGGGCGATGCGCTGATCACCGGTTGGCACTCACACGATGTGCACCAGATCGAGTACGCGCTCGGCGGGGTCGTCGAGGTGGAGACCGACTCAGCGCACTACCTGCTGCCACCCCAGCAGGCCGCCTGGATTCCGGTCGGTCTCGAACATCAGGCGACCATGAATCCAGACGTCCGGACCGTCGCGGTGATGTTCGATCCACAGTTGATCGCGCACGCGGGCGACCGCGCGCGCATCCTCGCGGTGTCCCCGCTGATCCGCGAGATGATGATCTACGCGTTGCGTTGGCCGATCGACCGGCGGCCGGGGCCCGCCGAGGACGAGGAGGTCTCCGAGGCGTTCTTCCGCACGTTGGCCAATCTCGTGGCCGAGGCGCTCGACCACGAGGCGCCGTTGAGCCTGCCCACGTCCGAGCATCCCATCGTCGCCGCCGCCATGGCCTACACCAAGGAGCATCTCGACGGTGTGAACGCCGAAGAGGTGAGCAGGGCGGTTTCGGTTTCGGAGCGCACGCTGCGGCGGCTGTTTCAGGATTCGGTCGGGTTGTCGTGGCGCACATACCTTCTGCACGCCCGCATGCTGAAAGCCATGGCGTTGCTGGCCGCACCGGGTCAGTCGGTGCAGGAGACCTCGTCGGCGGTCGGTTTCGACAGCCTCAGCTCCTTCACGCGGGCGTTCGCCCAGTTCTGCGGGGAGACGCCGACGAGCTACCGAAAGCGGATCGGTGGTACCTCGCTGTAA
- a CDS encoding polyketide cyclase/dehydrase and lipid transport, which translates to MARWYPLLSADADFLVSAPHVFRYEKRYAATPEQVWQSLTSDESLAAWGPAVKNVTWTSPRPFGVGTTREVTAPGGAILRERFFRWDEGHQKSFYVYESTLPLFKRFAEDYIVDADGGQTSFTWVVAIEPKRAMSLPVAILAPLLKAGFGRIPSGGQKYFATT; encoded by the coding sequence ATGGCCCGCTGGTATCCGCTGCTGTCCGCCGACGCTGACTTTCTGGTCTCGGCGCCTCATGTCTTCCGCTACGAGAAGCGCTACGCCGCGACGCCGGAGCAGGTATGGCAGTCGCTGACGTCGGACGAGTCGCTGGCGGCGTGGGGCCCTGCGGTCAAAAACGTCACCTGGACCTCACCGCGCCCGTTCGGAGTCGGGACCACCCGCGAAGTGACCGCTCCCGGCGGCGCCATCCTGCGCGAGCGCTTCTTCCGTTGGGATGAGGGCCATCAAAAGTCCTTCTACGTCTACGAGTCGACGCTGCCGCTGTTCAAACGCTTCGCCGAGGACTACATCGTCGACGCCGACGGCGGCCAGACGAGTTTCACCTGGGTGGTCGCCATCGAACCGAAGAGGGCCATGAGCCTGCCGGTCGCGATCCTCGCGCCGCTGCTGAAAGCCGGATTCGGGCGCATACCGAGCGGCGGACAGAAGTACTTCGCCACGACGTGA
- a CDS encoding TetR family transcriptional regulator, which yields MTALQSDEQVPGAGTRSSVDRIRNAALKCFAARGSSATSLRAVAAEAGVSPGLVQHHFATKANLIKAVDDHVLGVMAEALTQPIPEPPADTIADVGSRVTSLVAGEPDVVAYVGRALTDGSSLGAQLFDSLAAIGAERWRVRAEQGLTRPDLDPIWGTLNPLVLALGAWVLRAHIERHLPEPLETPEQLQRWQNATDSLLRDGQMRHDS from the coding sequence ATGACGGCCTTACAGTCAGATGAACAGGTCCCCGGCGCCGGGACGCGTTCGAGCGTCGACCGGATTCGCAACGCTGCCCTCAAGTGCTTTGCAGCGCGCGGCAGTTCTGCTACGTCGTTGCGCGCGGTCGCCGCGGAAGCCGGCGTCTCACCGGGACTGGTACAGCATCACTTCGCAACCAAGGCGAACCTGATCAAGGCGGTTGACGACCACGTGCTCGGTGTGATGGCCGAGGCGTTGACGCAACCGATTCCGGAACCGCCGGCCGACACCATCGCTGACGTCGGTAGCCGGGTGACATCGCTGGTCGCCGGTGAACCCGACGTAGTGGCGTACGTCGGCCGGGCGCTGACCGACGGGAGCTCACTCGGCGCGCAGCTGTTCGACTCGTTGGCGGCCATCGGTGCCGAACGGTGGCGGGTGCGCGCAGAGCAGGGTTTGACGCGACCGGACCTTGACCCGATATGGGGCACGCTGAACCCGTTGGTGCTGGCTCTCGGGGCGTGGGTACTGCGCGCCCATATCGAACGCCATCTCCCAGAACCGCTCGAGACGCCCGAGCAACTGCAACGGTGGCAGAACGCGACTGATTCGCTACTGCGTGACGGGCAGATGCGCCACGATTCGTGA
- the bmr3_1 gene encoding arabinose efflux permease family protein, translating to MRRPSAQADVGRTRHPAIVVAVLAAAGISVSLMQTLVIPLIPELPTLLDTSASNASWVITATLLTAAVATPMFGRLGDMYGPKPILIICAVLLTVGSLIAATTTSLVPVIVGRGLQGFGMPIIPLGITVMRASVPAHRVGTAMGLMSASLGVGGALGLPLSAIIADRFDWHALFWFGAALGVMSAVSFAALVPRLPSVSADRFDALGAIGLAGGLVTLLLGISKGGSWGWTSAITVTMFTSSLVIFGLFALWQFRTVAPIVDLRTTLKRPVLTTNLASIAVGFSLFAMSLIAPQILELPAGSGYGLGQSLLQTGLWMAPGGLAMMLTSPVAARIADVRGPRFTLFVGSTVVAAGYLSGLVLMNSAWQLCAFNVMVSVGVGFAFSSLPALINAAVPVSETAAANGINALARSLGTSISSAVIGAVLTVMTTTVAGHDVPSLAGLRVALLIAAGAAVVAALTALAIPKAGAVNESAPDLVLATDRSGP from the coding sequence GTGCGCCGCCCCTCCGCCCAAGCCGACGTCGGTAGGACGCGGCACCCGGCGATCGTCGTGGCGGTGCTCGCGGCCGCGGGCATCAGCGTGTCGCTGATGCAGACGCTCGTCATCCCGCTCATCCCCGAACTTCCCACACTGCTGGACACCAGCGCGTCCAACGCATCGTGGGTGATCACCGCGACGTTGCTCACCGCGGCCGTCGCGACCCCGATGTTCGGCAGGCTCGGCGACATGTACGGGCCCAAGCCCATCCTGATCATCTGCGCCGTACTGCTCACGGTGGGATCGTTGATCGCGGCGACGACGACATCGCTGGTCCCGGTGATCGTGGGCCGCGGGCTGCAGGGCTTCGGAATGCCGATCATCCCGCTGGGCATCACCGTGATGCGCGCATCGGTGCCGGCTCATCGGGTCGGCACCGCGATGGGTTTGATGAGCGCATCGCTGGGTGTCGGTGGGGCGCTTGGGCTTCCACTGTCGGCGATCATCGCCGATCGCTTCGACTGGCATGCGTTGTTCTGGTTCGGCGCCGCACTCGGGGTGATGTCGGCGGTGTCGTTCGCGGCGCTGGTACCGCGGTTGCCCTCGGTTTCCGCCGACCGCTTCGATGCGCTGGGCGCGATCGGTCTCGCGGGCGGGCTCGTCACGCTTTTGCTGGGCATCTCCAAGGGCGGTAGCTGGGGCTGGACCAGTGCGATCACCGTGACGATGTTTACCTCGTCGCTGGTGATCTTCGGGTTGTTCGCGCTGTGGCAGTTCAGGACCGTCGCCCCGATCGTCGATCTGCGCACGACGCTGAAACGGCCGGTGCTCACGACGAATCTGGCATCGATCGCGGTTGGCTTCTCGCTGTTCGCGATGTCGTTGATCGCGCCGCAGATCCTCGAGCTGCCCGCCGGCTCGGGTTACGGCCTCGGCCAGTCGCTGTTGCAGACGGGTCTGTGGATGGCGCCCGGCGGACTGGCGATGATGCTGACGTCCCCGGTGGCGGCTCGGATCGCCGATGTGCGCGGTCCACGGTTCACCCTGTTCGTCGGGTCGACGGTGGTGGCCGCCGGCTATCTGTCGGGACTGGTCCTGATGAACAGCGCGTGGCAGTTGTGTGCGTTCAACGTGATGGTCAGCGTCGGCGTCGGTTTCGCGTTCTCGTCGTTACCCGCGTTGATCAACGCGGCCGTCCCGGTCTCGGAAACGGCCGCTGCCAACGGGATCAACGCGCTCGCGCGCTCGCTGGGCACATCGATTTCCAGCGCGGTGATCGGTGCGGTGCTCACGGTGATGACGACGACGGTGGCTGGACACGACGTGCCGTCGTTGGCCGGTTTGCGGGTCGCGCTGTTGATTGCGGCAGGTGCGGCCGTCGTCGCCGCGCTCACCGCGCTGGCCATTCCGAAGGCCGGTGCGGTGAACGAGTCAGCACCCGATCTGGTGCTGGCTACAGACCGTAGCGGTCCTTGA